A region from the Methanobrevibacter arboriphilus JCM 13429 = DSM 1125 genome encodes:
- a CDS encoding transposase, producing MLNKKSQWEFDYNLQIGVDDFKGIMLSIGISNNPTDFNELIPQIIQIEENIGELPKNTQISADNGYSTDENMEYLEEHQLDGYISSRKLSRKLKNINKIEKPYSKDNFTFNVEKNTYICPEGQILDKKGQYENGKKTVYWTNNCKYCLKKEKCAGKYRYKTITDYGNPSKIKMQRKMEEKWAQKIYKKRSKTVEWPFGNIKRNLKLTEFNTTGIKRTQTETKLIGISHNLKRIYKEINKNN from the coding sequence ATGTTAAATAAAAAGAGTCAGTGGGAATTTGATTATAATTTACAAATTGGTGTGGATGATTTTAAAGGAATAATGCTATCTATTGGAATATCTAATAATCCAACAGATTTTAATGAGTTAATACCTCAGATAATTCAAATTGAAGAAAATATTGGAGAATTACCAAAAAATACTCAAATTTCAGCTGATAATGGGTATTCTACAGACGAAAATATGGAATATTTAGAAGAACACCAACTTGATGGTTATATATCAAGTAGAAAACTTTCAAGAAAATTAAAAAACATTAATAAGATCGAAAAACCTTATTCAAAAGATAATTTTACTTTCAATGTTGAAAAAAATACATATATTTGTCCTGAAGGACAAATTTTAGATAAAAAAGGACAATATGAAAATGGTAAAAAAACTGTTTATTGGACAAATAACTGCAAATATTGCCTGAAAAAAGAAAAATGTGCAGGAAAATACAGATATAAAACAATAACAGATTACGGTAATCCTTCTAAAATTAAAATGCAACGAAAAATGGAAGAAAAATGGGCTCAAAAAATATACAAAAAAAGATCAAAAACAGTAGAATGGCCATTTGGAAACATAAAAAGAAATTTAAAACTCACTGAATTTAACACAACAGGAATAAAAAGAACACAAACTGAAACCAAATTAATAGGAATTTCACACAATTTAAAAAGAATATACAAAGAAATAAATAAAAATAACTAA
- a CDS encoding transposase, which produces MVLKDDPIDQQLLVPIDLKNLIPDNHPCYLIQNIVERIDFTDIDDKYRFTAGAHAYSRKMLLRLVLMSSFDGGLSGREVERRSRTDIAYMYLAGMQNPDFRTINRFKVEESELIDETFKKSILVAKEQGLVKINHIAIDGTKIKAKASINNITDEKQLEMLKKILKDSIKLDEEEDKLLGDESGNEIPKNLINKESFDEIYDKLIDDSSKSKNDSKFKLSSKKLLKKAIKDKKSHEKVLNKINHLEDELKKSNQKTISVNDPETR; this is translated from the coding sequence TCCTTGTTATTTGATTCAAAATATTGTTGAAAGGATTGATTTTACAGATATTGATGATAAATATCGTTTTACAGCTGGAGCTCATGCTTATTCTCGTAAAATGCTTTTAAGATTAGTTTTAATGAGTTCTTTTGATGGTGGTTTATCTGGAAGAGAAGTTGAAAGACGTTCAAGGACTGATATTGCTTATATGTATCTTGCTGGAATGCAAAATCCTGATTTTAGAACAATAAATCGTTTTAAAGTTGAAGAAAGTGAATTAATTGATGAAACTTTTAAAAAATCTATTTTGGTTGCTAAAGAGCAGGGTTTAGTGAAAATTAACCATATTGCTATTGATGGGACAAAAATAAAAGCTAAAGCATCAATTAACAATATAACTGATGAAAAACAATTAGAAATGCTTAAAAAGATTTTAAAAGATAGTATTAAATTGGATGAAGAAGAAGATAAGTTACTTGGTGATGAATCTGGTAACGAAATCCCTAAAAATCTAATAAATAAAGAATCATTCGATGAAATCTATGACAAACTTATTGATGATTCATCAAAATCAAAAAACGATTCAAAGTTTAAATTAAGTTCAAAAAAACTTTTAAAAAAAGCTATTAAAGATAAAAAATCTCATGAAAAAGTTTTGAATAAAATTAACCATTTGGAAGATGAATTGAAAAAATCTAATCAAAAAACAATTAGTGTTAATGATCCTGAAACACGTTGA